The Nocardia sp. BMG51109 nucleotide sequence CGACTTCCCCGAACCGGACGGCCCGATGATGAAGACGAACTCGCCCTTGCCGATCTCGACGGAGACATTGTCCAGCGCCGGCCGTGTCGAGGTCGGGAAGGACTTGGTGACGTTCCGCAGGGTGATCACGAGCAGCCAGTGTAGCCAGCGGAGAAACAGCCATTCGCCGTCGCGTTTGCGACGTATCCGGAGGGGAAGGGCGTACCCTCCGCAAACGCGGCAGTCAGACGCGGCACGCCCGGGAAATGCCCCCTGTCACATTCAGGTCACCTGCCCGGCGACGTCGTCACGGCCGTCTGCGAAATGGTATTCGACAGCGGTGCGAAGCCGGCGTGCTCGGCAGTACCCGGCTTGACGAACACGTACAACACGAACGTGGCCACCCACACGGCGAGCAGGATCGCCGTGGACTTACGCGGTTTCACTCATACCCTCCCGGCGCAGTGCCGCGGCCACCCGTACGCGTAGTTCACGCCCCACCTCGAATTGTTTAACCGGGCAAGGTTCGGGCAACCATTCTGATATTCATCTGGTCGACGGTCAGATCCTCCAGACCCCATCACCGTCGGCTCGTCCAGGCCCAGCAGCGATTTCAGCTTGTGATCCTGGAACGCCCCTGGCGCCCACGGCGTGCAGGATCTCGTTGGACCTTGGTGATGTCGGCGGTGGCGGGCACCGGCACATCGATCGCGGCCCGCGCCCAATCCTTCGACCAGGTTGGTGGACTTTCCACGATCTGGCCGTTGGGCCACCGTGATCACCTCCGCCGTCCACGTTACGCAGGGTGTGATGCGCAGCGTGACGTCCTCGATCGTGCCCTCGCGCGGCGGTCGTCTGCCCGGTGACGGCGATGCTCCACCACATCACCGAACCCGTACTGCCGCTCGGTGATCAGGAAGAACCCGGCCAGCAGATCCTGCCACGATGCGCTGCGCGCCGAAACCGACGGCGGCACCGATCACCGGCGGCGGGCGCGACCAGGCCGCCGAGCGGGAAATCCGAAAGCGCTGCACGACGGCCAGGGCCACCATGAAGTAGGCGATCGACAGCAGCACCAGGGTGAGCACCTGCGCCCAGGCGTGCCGATGCTTGGCGCCTCCGAGCGCCACCAGGGAGTCCGCTTGCTGCGGAACCCGGCATCGATGCGGCGCGTGACCCGGTCCCGGGACGAACGTCGCGAGCCGGCTGAGCAGCACCGCGCCCACGATGAGCAGCACGATCTCCCAGCCGCTTGCCGCGCAGCCAGGTGGTGAGCTGGGTACCGGTGGCGGCGGCAAGTTCGGTCGGTCATCGGGCGGCCCTCCCGGCGTGGAAACCGAATACCCCGAACGCGATGCCCCGAGCCCTACCACCAAAATGCACGTCAGGACAGGCTACTACGGCGCGTGCACTGCCCGATACGTCGTGATTGCGCCGTGATACGCAACGGCGGACGAATTCCCGCTATTACTGTTCGGCGCCCTGCCGCATCCGCCAGCGGGATTCCTTCCTCGATGAAGGCTGTCGATTATCGCCGTCCAGTACGGCGCTCGGGTTGTTCACCTCGTAGTTGGTGCGCAGATCCTTCACCATCTGGTACGGGTGCAGCACGTACGAGCGCATCTGGTTGCCCCACGAGGCGCCCTCGTTGGTCTTGAGCGCGTCCATCTGCGCGCGCTCCTCCAGCCGCTTGCGCTCCAGCAGCTTCGCCTGCAGCACCCGCATCGCCGAGATCTTGTTCTGCAGCTGCGATTTCTCGTTCTGGCAGGTGACCACGATGCCCGTGGGGACGTGCGTGATGCGGACGGCGGAGTCGGTGGTGTTGACGCTCTGCCCGCCGGGGCCCGACGAGCGGTAGACATCGACGCGGATATCGGACTCCGGCACGTCGATGTGGTCGGTGGTCTCTCCACCACCGGCAGCACCTCGACCTCGGCGAAGGACGTCTGGCGGCGGCCCTGGTTGTCGAACGGGCTGATCCGCACCAGCCGGTGCGTGCCCATCTCGACCGACAGGGTGCCGTAGGCGTAGGGCACCTTGACCGCGAAAGGTGGCGCTCTTGATGCCCGCCTCCTCGGCATAGGAGGTGTCGTACAGCCTCCACCGGGTACTTGTGCCGCTCGGCCCCAGCGGACGTACATGCGCGCATCAGCATCTGGGCCCAGTCGGCGGCGTTCCACGCCACCCGCGCCGGAACGGATGTTGACCAGCGCCTCGCGCTTGTCGTACTCGCCCGACAAGCAGGGGTACGCACCTCCATCGCCTCCACGTCGGCGTGCAGGGCGGAACGTTCGCGTCGGCCTCGGCCAGCGCAGCGGTGTGGGCCTCGCCCTCCTCGCCCCTCGGCCAGCTCGTAGAGCCACCGGAAGATCCTCCAGGCGCTTGGCGCAGCTCGGTGGCGCGGCGCAGCCTCGCTCTGCGAGTGCGACAGCTCGCTGGTGACCCGCTGTTGCGTGTTCCTGGTCGTTCCACAGCTCCGGATCGGCGGCCTGCTGTTCGAGCTCGTCGATCCGGCGGCGCAGCTCGTCGATATCGAGTACGACTCGACGGTCTTCAGCGTGTTGTCGAGTTCGGCGAGATCAGCGGAGACGTCAGGATGCACGATGGGTCCAATCTACCGGTCTCGCTCTGCGCCGCCGAAATTACGCCGAGGCCAGGGTGGATATCGTCGGCCGGGCGCGCGAGCACCGGTCAGGCCCGATACGGCCCGCAAGCCTCCCGGACGGCGGCCGATCAGGACCGTCCAGCGCGGCAGCGGTCCCGGCGTCGGCCGGGAGACCGACGAGAAATGTGCTGGTCGTCGTCGGCGGACAGGTCCAGCCGCCTCCGTAGGCGAAACGCCAACGATCCCGCCGTCCGGATGGTTCCATGCGCGCGATGCCGTTGGCGTCGGCGAAGCCGGAATCCGCTCCAGGCGGCCGGTGAACTCCGCACCGACGGTGACGGTCAGCTCGTCGATCAGCTCCGCGACGTTGCGAATCCGACCGATACGGGCCCTCCTTGAGATTCGCGACGGTCTTGTCGGCCCAGTGTTCCCAGTCCGGGTACGCGTCGCGGGCACCGCGATCGGTGAACAGGTAGCGCGGAATGCTGGCCGGCAACCCGCCGTCGAGCAGCCCGATCGGACCCAGCCACCCGCACGTATCCGTCGGTGCAGGCCAGCACCTCGCCGAGGCGGTTGATCACGGCCGCGGGCGCCGGCGCGAGCTGGTCCAGCACGGCTCGTACGGCCGGGCGCACCTCCCGGTTCGGGGCGGCGCCGCCCAGGCAGTTGAAGCTCGGGTCGGCCCCCTTGACCAACCGGTACAGATGCACACGCTCGCTGGGCGGCATCCGCAGGGCATCGGCGAGCGCCGACACCACCGCGGTGGACGGGTGCCGGTCGCGCCCCTGTTCCAACCGGATCAGGTACTCGACGCTGACGCCGGCGAGGATGGCCAATTCGGCGCGGCGCAGCCCCGGCGTGCGGCGGCGCGTGCCGGCCGGCAGCCCGACGGCGGCCGGGGTGACGGCCTCTCGCGGGTGCGCAGGAACAGGCCGAACTCGTTGTCGCTCATGGCCGGGCGCCGTCGCTCACGGCCCGGGGCCCTCCGCAGGATGTCCGCAACCTACCGCACCTCGCTCGTCGTCCGGGTGCGCGGCAGGTTCCGCGGAGTACTACTCGGTTTCGCTCGCCACGCTCCCCCCTCGCTCGACGCTAGCAGCGCGGAGGCCGGGGAGGGTGTCCCTGCCACTACCACTCTCGCCGCGGGCTCCCTGACCGGCGCGGCGATCGGAAGAGTCGTAGCAAGCGATACGACAAACCGCATCCGAAGGAGCCATGAATGACCAGCACCCCGCGTCTCGCCGTGCTCATCGCCAGCGTCCGGAACGGACGGTTCGGTCCGGTGGTGGCGAACTGGTTCGCCGAACAGGCCCGCAAGCACGGCGAATTCGACGTCGACGTGATCGACCTCGCCGAGGCGGACCTGCCGCTCGCGCTGCCGGCCACCTCGCCGAGGATCGAGCCGAATCCGACGCGACCGGCGGGCATGTCCGCCCTCACCCGCGGTCTCGAGCAGGCCGACGCGATCGTCGTCGTGACCCCCGACATCAATCGCAGCTACCCGGCGTCGCTGAAGTCCGCCATCGACTGGCATTTCACTCAGTGGGACCGCAAGACGATCGGTTTCGTCGGCTACAGCGGCATGAGCGGCGGTCTGTTCGCGATCGACCACCTCCGTGAGGTGTTCAACGAACTGAACGCGCACACGGTCCGCGAATACGTGTCCTTCCCCCGCTACTACCTGCTGTTCGACGCCGACGGCAAGCTCGCCGAACCGGCCGAACCGGAGGAGGCCGCCGCCGCGATGCTCGACCAGTTGCACTGGTGGGCAAGCGCATTGGCCGCGGCCCGGGTAGCCGACTGAGGAGTGGCCGGCATCCGTGCACGCCGCACCCCACAGGAGCGGTACACGGCCGTCACGATTACCGGCCGGATCGGATTCGGCAACGCGCTCGGCGGCCGGTGACCGCTCCGTCGGGCACGACAACCGCCGACGAACGCGCCGTCGCCGGTTGCGGTTTCGCGTGATGAGATGACAGTTCGCCGTCGACGAGGAGGCCGAATGAACACCATCGCAGTGACCGGGAGCGCATCGGGGATCGGTGCGGCCGTGGCCGCGCAGCTCGAGCAGGACGGACATCGAGTGATCGGCGTGGACCTGCACGATGCCGAGGTAACCGCCGACCTGGGCACCGCCGCGGGCCGGGCGCACGCCGTCACCGCGATCACCCGGCTCGCCGAGGGGCGGCTGGACGGTTTCCTGCCGTTCGCCGGTGTCGCGCCCACGGCCGGCCGCGCCGCCGGGCTGCTGGTGTCGGTCAACTACTTCGGGGCGATCGAGCTGTTGGAGGACCTGCGCCCGCTGCTGCGCGCGGCCGACGCCGCCTCGGTCGTGCTGGTGTCGTCGAATTCCACCACCACCCAACCGAATTGGCCGGTGGAGCTGGCCGACGCGTGCCTGGCCGGCGACGAGGAGCGCGCCCGCGGCCTGGCCGAATCGCTCGGCGATCTGGCCGCGCTGCACACCTACCCGGCCACCAAGGCGGCCCTGGCCTGGTACGCGCGCACCAAGTCGGCCGAGTACATCAAGGAGGGCATCCGGCTCAACGCCATCGCCCGGGCTATATCGACACCCCGATGACGCAGGAGGGCACGGAGAACGAGCTGATCCGCGAGGGGATGAAGGGCTACCTCGCCGCCACGCCGATCGGCCGCGCCGGGCGACCGGAGGAGATCGCGAATCTGGCGGCGTTCCTGGTGTCCGACAAGGCCACGTTCTTCGTCGGCTCGGTGGTGTTCTGCGACGGCGGTATCGACGCCTCCTTCCGGGGCAGGGACTGGCCCGCCGTCTGGCAGGTCGGGTAGGGGGCGGCGGTGCGGCGCGCACCGGTTACCGTTGCGGCGTGACCGACTCCGCGGACCTCGAACTCGCCCTGCGCCTGGCCGACGCGGCCGACGCGATCACCCGCGCCCGGTTCGGGGCGCTGGATCTGAAGGTCGACAGCAAGCCGGATCTGACGCCCGTCTCGGACGCGGATCTGGCGGTGGAGCGGGCGCTGCGCGCGGAACTCGAACGCGAGCGGCCGGGCGATGCGGTGCTGGGCGAGGAGTTCGGCGGCGAGGTCGAGTTCACCGGGCGGCAGTGGGTGCTCGACCCGATCGACGGCACCAAGAACTTCGTGCGCGGGGTTCCGGTCTGGGCGTCGCTCATCGCGCTGCTCGAGGACGGGGTGCCGGTGGTCGGTGCGGTGAGCGCCCCGGCCTTGGCCCGGCGCTGGTGGGCCGCAACGGGTTCCGGCGCGTGGACCCGGTTCGAGCCGGAACCGCCGAAGCCGATCGCGGTCTCGGCGGTCCGCGAGATCGGGGCCGCGAGCTTGGCCATCTCCAGCCTGTCCGGCTGGCGCGATCTCGGCCTGCGCGACCGGCTCATCGACCTCACCGATGAGGTGTGGCGCACCAGGGGGTACGGCGACTTCTTCGGCTACTGCCTGCTCGCCGAGGGTGCGGTCGACATCGCCACCGAACCGGAGGTGTCGCTCTGGGACCTGGCGCCGCTGGACGTTCTGGTGCGCGAGGCGGGCGGGAGGTTCACGGCGCTCGACGGCAGTCCGGGGCCACACGGCGGTAGCGCAGTCGCCACGAATGGATTGCTGCACGACGAGGTTGTGGCGAAGCTGAGTCGCTGAAACCGGTTGCCGCGAGCCGTCTTCGAAGACCGAGCCGGAATTCTCCATACCCGGCATGCCCGACGCGGTCGTGCCGGCACCGTCGGGAGCTCACGCGGCGAGGCGGCATGGGTGTGCGGCGGCCGAAGCAACTCGAGGGCGCCCCATCGACCCGTTCAGTTCGTGAGATCACCGACGAGCACGGCGAGATCCTTGTTTTCCCACACGATTTCGACGGAGAACCCCGCCTCGCACAACCAGCTCACCTGGTCGGCGGCGCTGCTGGGAGTGTCGTAGTCGCCGTCGATCGGCGTCACCGTGTCGGCAGCGTCGTCGGGAACGACCAAGTCTCCCAAGACGAACCGGCCCCCCGGCGTGAGTTCCCGGGCCACCCGGCCGAACAGGTCGGCCTTGCCCGCGCCGTCCAGGTGGTGCACCGCCAGCGCCGAGACGACGAGTTCGAACGGCCCTCCGGGCAACGGGTCCTGTAGTCGGCTCACGCGTAGCTCGGTATCCGCCGGCAGCACCGAGCGGGCATGGTCGAGCATCGGGGCGCTGGCGTCCACACCGACCAATGTCGCCCCCGGATGCGCCTGCAGCACGCCGCGCGCCGTCACCCCTGTACCCGTCCCCAGATCGAGGATCCGCCCGACTCGGCCGACCCCGATCGTCGCATCACAGACGGCCGCCTGTAACCGCACGTACGCCGGAACCTCGGCGGCCATCAGCTCGTCGTAGGTATCGGGATCGAAATGAAACTGACCCATCGTCCGACACTATCGGCAGAGACCCTGCGGGTCGTATCAGCACCGGCCGTGCTCGCGTGGCGCTGTGGCGGAGATCGCCCTGTGTATGCTGCCGCTCGACGCATTTCTTACTCTGGAGTAAGATAGACTTACTCGAAAGTAGGAAGCTGGGACCCCCGATCACCCCCCACCCGAGAAGACTGGTGATTATGAGCACTCGAGACACCGCAACGAAGCGACGTCCGGATTCGGCCGTCGGGCTGAACCCGCAGAAGCGCGACATCATGGGCGCTGCCATGCGGTCCCGCCCGATCCCTCGATCAGCGGAACATCCTGTGGCAGTGCGTCGCTGATCGCGTCGAGCTGCCCGGACGAGAGGCTGCCGGTCCGCACCCCCGACTCCGGCACCACGCGGAACTCGATGCCGTCCAGGTACGCCTCACCCCGATGGCCGAACACCGCCGAGCCCCAGTCGTATCCGGCGCGCTTGGCCAGCGTCGCAGAACTGCCCTGCCGGTAGTCGGTGTACACGAACGGCCCGCTGCCGATGTCGTCACCGAGGCAGCGTTGCTCGGCCGGCTTCGCGGTGGTGGCCTCCGACAGTATGCCCAACTGCGGCGTCGACGATGCCTGCAGGAACTGCGCGTTGGGCTCGGCGAACCGCACCTCGGCGGTGAGCGGATCGGGCACCGTGGTCCCGGTGTACCCGGCCAGATAGCTTGCCGCCAAAGGGGCCTTCGCCCCGGTGAGAGTGTTCACGACGGCGTCGAAGTTCTTCTGCACCGATGTCGCGGTGAGGGCGGTGCCGTCGCTGAAGGTGACTCCCGGATGCAGGTGGAAGGTGAACGTCCGGGCGTCCGGACTCACCTCCCAGCGGTCGGCCAGCCAGGGCCGGATCTCGCCGGTCGCGGGATCCTGGTCGGTCAGCGAGTCGACGATCTGCCGGGTGACGTACAGGGTCTGGTTGGTACTGGACTGGGCCGGATCCGAGCAGGTCGGCGCCAGCGACAGGCCGTAGTGCACGGTGCCGCCGGGCCGCGGCGGGCCCGCGTCGCCACCGGCACCGGAGTCGACACCACAGCCCGCCAGCGCTACCGTCGCCGCGAGCGTAGTGATCAGGGCCGCAAGGGCTTTCATCGATGATCTCCCAAGACATCGGAGGTATGGCGGTTCGCGCCGATCGGCCTGCTCGGAATGCGGCGGCGCAGCTCCGGCGCCACCTCGGACTGGAACAGCTCGAGGCTTTCGCGATGCTGCTTCTCGGTGAGACCATCGCTGTCGGCACTCATATGGATCACCTCGTGCCCCAGCGCCTCGTGGTAGAGCCCGACCTTGTCCAGCACCTGCTGCGGGCTGCCCACCAGCGCCGAGCTGCGCTCCACGAAATCTTCCAGCGTCTCGAAAACCGCCGGCGTGCCGAACTTCCGGGACACCGCCCGGCGCGCCTCGAAGATCGGGCGGTAGGCCGCGAGCGCATCCTGCGACTCCCGCGCCACGTAGAGTCCGGCGGTGCCCGCGCCGACCAGGGCCTCGGCCGGATCGTGCCCGTGGGCCGCCCAGCGCTCGCGATAGTGCGCGACCAGCTCCGCATAGGGCTCCACCGGGTAGGTCACATTCGCCGAGAACACCGGATCACCCTGCCGCGCGGCCAATTCCACGGAGTCCCGGCTGGTGGCACTGCCGTGCCAGATCCGCAGTCGCGGTTGCAGCGGCCGCGGCAGCGCCTTGGCGTCGGACAGCGGCGGCCGGAACCGGCCGGACCAGGTCACGCTCTCGCCCGCCCACAGCCGCCGGAACAGCTCGTACCCTTCGCGATTGCGATCCCATTGGTCCTCGGCCGTCACGTGGAACAGCCGTGCCTGCGCGGCGCCGTTGCCCTTACCGATGATCAGCTCCAGCCTGCCCTCGGACAGGTTGTCCAGCGTCGAGTAGTCCTCGAAGGCCCGCACCGGATCGAGCAGGCTCAGCGTGGTCACGCCGGTGAACAGGGCAATACGCGAGGTGAGGGCCGCGATATGGCTGAGCACCACCGGCGGCGCGGAGGACAGGAACGGATCCTCGTGCCGCTCACCCACGGCGAAGCCGTCGTAGCCCAGTTCCTCGGCCAGCCGGGCGCTGTCGACCACCCGGCGCAGCCGTTGCGCGGGAGATTCGGTGGCGCCCGTCACCGGGTCGGGTTGATGCGTAATCAGTGTCAGCAGCAGGAATTTCATGGCGTCACCCGGCCCGCCTCGGCAGTCCCACCGGATTGATCCGCGACTGCTGCACGGCCTCGCTCCGCAGGCCCCAGCGGTCGAGGACCTTCTGGTAGACACCGGTGTCGAGGGCGTGCTGCAGGGCCGCGTGCACGGCGCCGTTGAGGCCGTTGTCCTTCTTGGTGAGCACCGCGATCTCGGCCTGGAGTGCGTCGCCGGCGCCGGAGTACGTTGCGGCGATCTTCGTTTCGCCGGAGGTCGCCGAATGGTAGACGGCCACCGGGTTCGGCCCCAGGAATCCGTCGATGCGGCGCGAGGCCAGCGCCAGGTAGTAGTCGGTCTGCTGCTGGTAGTAGGCGATATCGATGGCGGGCAGGCCCTCGGCCACGTTGCGCGTGTTCCATTCGACCAGCAGCTGTTCCTGGTTGGTGCCCGCTCCCACGCCGATTCGCTTGCCCGCCAGCGACTTCCGGTCGGGCATCGCCCAGTCGGCGTCCTTCGCCACCTCCAGGGCGATAGTGTCCAGCCGGTAGGTGGCGAAGTCGTACTTCTCCTTACGTTCCTCGGTAACCGTCACATTGGATATGAACGCGTCCACCTCGCCCGAATCGATCCGGACGAAGTTCTGCGACCAGTCCGCGGCGGTCACCTCCGGCTTCAGCCCGAGGATGTCGGCGACCAGATAGGCGAAATCGACCTCCGAGCCGACGATGGTGCGGTCGTCACTGGCGTAGAACCGCAAGGGCGGACCGGTCTGGGAGGATCCGGTGACCACCAGCGTGCCGCGGTCGCGGATGGCCTGCGGCACCTGCGCCGCGATGGCATCGACCTTGTCCGCGCGCACCCTGCCGGACTGTTCCGGAGACAGGTCGAAGGTCTGTCCCTCCACCGTGCGGACCTCGTCGATGTTCTCGCCGTTGCCGCACGCACCGGCCAGCAGTGCCGCGGTCGTCAGTACTGCGGCCCATGCGGCGACACCTCGGCCGTGGCGGGCTGGAAACATGGTCGTGTCCTTTACATCCGGAATCGGTACGTACTCGACGAAGCTCAGAGCACGTGGGCCAGAAAGGCTTTCGTGCGGGGATGGGCGGGGTTGTCGAGCACTTCCATCGGCGGGCCCTGCTCGACGATCCGCCCGGCGTCGAGAAGCACGACGGTGTCGGCGATCTCGCGGGCGAACCCGACCTCGTGGGTGACGATCACCAGCGTCGCTCCGTCGTGGGCCAGGGTGCGGATCACGTCCAGGACCTCGCCGACGAGTTCCGGGTCCAGCGCCGAGGTCGGCTCGTCGAACAGCACGACGCGCGGCCGCAGCGCCAGCGCCCGGGCGATCGCCACCCGCTGCTGCTGACCGCCGGACAGCTGCCTCGGATAGGACTCGGCCTTGTCCGCCAGCCCGACCCGTTCCAGCAGGGCGATCGCCTCACCCTCCACCTCGTTCCGGCCGCGCCCCTGCGCGCCCACGGGTGCGAGGGCGACATTCGCGAGCACCGTGAGATGCGGGAACAGATTGAAATCCTGGAAGACGAACCCGATCCGCGACCGCTGCCGCAGGACCTCCCGCTCGCTCAGCTCGTGCAGTTTCGCGCCCTTGCGCCGGTAGCCGACGAGCTCGCCGCCCACCCGCACGGTGCCGGCGTCCACCTTCTCCAGATGGTTGATCACCCGCAGCAGGGTGGATTTCCCCGAGCCGGACGGCCCGAGCACGGCGGTCACCTCGCCCGGACGCACGGCGAGGTCGACGCCGCGCAGCACCTCGTCGTGACCGAAAGACTTACGCACGCCCCGTAATTCGAGCGCGTACTCGGCCGTTTCCCGCCCTGTCGTCATCGCCGCTCCTGTGTCGTGATCTCGGCGATCTTCCGGCGCACGCGCTGCCACGGCGTCGGGGGAAGTTCGCGCTCACTGCCTTTCGCGAAATATCGCTCGATGTAGTACTGGACGACGGTCAGGACCGTGGTCAGCACGATGTACCAGACGGTGGCCACCATGAGCAGCGGCACCACCCGGCCGTTGCGGCCGAAGATCACCTGCACCTGGTAGAACAGCTCGGCGATCGCCATCACGGAGACGATCGAGGTGCCCTTGAACAGGCTGATGATCTCGTTCACCGCATTCGGCAGGATGCCGCGCATGGCCTGCGGGGCGACGATGGTGAAGAACTGCCGCCGCCA carries:
- a CDS encoding amino acid ABC transporter ATP-binding protein; this encodes MTTGRETAEYALELRGVRKSFGHDEVLRGVDLAVRPGEVTAVLGPSGSGKSTLLRVINHLEKVDAGTVRVGGELVGYRRKGAKLHELSEREVLRQRSRIGFVFQDFNLFPHLTVLANVALAPVGAQGRGRNEVEGEAIALLERVGLADKAESYPRQLSGGQQQRVAIARALALRPRVVLFDEPTSALDPELVGEVLDVIRTLAHDGATLVIVTHEVGFAREIADTVVLLDAGRIVEQGPPMEVLDNPAHPRTKAFLAHVL
- a CDS encoding peptide chain release factor-like protein, yielding MPESDIRVDVYRSSGPGGQSVNTTDSAVRITHVPTGIVVTCQNEKSQLQNKISAMRVLQAKLLERKRLEERAQMDALKTNEGASWGNQMRSYVLHPYQMVKDLRTNYEVNNPSAVLDGDNRQPSSRKESRWRMRQGAEQ
- a CDS encoding LLM class flavin-dependent oxidoreductase translates to MKFLLLTLITHQPDPVTGATESPAQRLRRVVDSARLAEELGYDGFAVGERHEDPFLSSAPPVVLSHIAALTSRIALFTGVTTLSLLDPVRAFEDYSTLDNLSEGRLELIIGKGNGAAQARLFHVTAEDQWDRNREGYELFRRLWAGESVTWSGRFRPPLSDAKALPRPLQPRLRIWHGSATSRDSVELAARQGDPVFSANVTYPVEPYAELVAHYRERWAAHGHDPAEALVGAGTAGLYVARESQDALAAYRPIFEARRAVSRKFGTPAVFETLEDFVERSSALVGSPQQVLDKVGLYHEALGHEVIHMSADSDGLTEKQHRESLELFQSEVAPELRRRIPSRPIGANRHTSDVLGDHR
- a CDS encoding helix-turn-helix domain-containing protein; this encodes MAILAGVSVEYLIRLEQGRDRHPSTAVVSALADALRMPPSERVHLYRLVKGADPSFNCLGGAAPNREVRPAVRAVLDQLAPAPAAVINRLGEVLACTDGYVRVAGSDRAARRRVAGQHSALPVHRSRCPRRVPGLGTLGRQDRRESQGGPVSVGFATSRS
- the hisN gene encoding histidinol-phosphatase, whose product is MTDSADLELALRLADAADAITRARFGALDLKVDSKPDLTPVSDADLAVERALRAELERERPGDAVLGEEFGGEVEFTGRQWVLDPIDGTKNFVRGVPVWASLIALLEDGVPVVGAVSAPALARRWWAATGSGAWTRFEPEPPKPIAVSAVREIGAASLAISSLSGWRDLGLRDRLIDLTDEVWRTRGYGDFFGYCLLAEGAVDIATEPEVSLWDLAPLDVLVREAGGRFTALDGSPGPHGGSAVATNGLLHDEVVAKLSR
- a CDS encoding ABC transporter substrate-binding protein — its product is MFPARHGRGVAAWAAVLTTAALLAGACGNGENIDEVRTVEGQTFDLSPEQSGRVRADKVDAIAAQVPQAIRDRGTLVVTGSSQTGPPLRFYASDDRTIVGSEVDFAYLVADILGLKPEVTAADWSQNFVRIDSGEVDAFISNVTVTEERKEKYDFATYRLDTIALEVAKDADWAMPDRKSLAGKRIGVGAGTNQEQLLVEWNTRNVAEGLPAIDIAYYQQQTDYYLALASRRIDGFLGPNPVAVYHSATSGETKIAATYSGAGDALQAEIAVLTKKDNGLNGAVHAALQHALDTGVYQKVLDRWGLRSEAVQQSRINPVGLPRRAG
- a CDS encoding SDR family NAD(P)-dependent oxidoreductase; amino-acid sequence: MNTIAVTGSASGIGAAVAAQLEQDGHRVIGVDLHDAEVTADLGTAAGRAHAVTAITRLAEGRLDGFLPFAGVAPTAGRAAGLLVSVNYFGAIELLEDLRPLLRAADAASVVLVSSNSTTTQPNWPVELADACLAGDEERARGLAESLGDLAALHTYPATKAALAWYARTKSAEYIKEGIRLNAIARAISTPR
- a CDS encoding SDR family oxidoreductase, with the translated sequence MTQEGTENELIREGMKGYLAATPIGRAGRPEEIANLAAFLVSDKATFFVGSVVFCDGGIDASFRGRDWPAVWQVG
- a CDS encoding NADPH-dependent FMN reductase; protein product: MTSTPRLAVLIASVRNGRFGPVVANWFAEQARKHGEFDVDVIDLAEADLPLALPATSPRIEPNPTRPAGMSALTRGLEQADAIVVVTPDINRSYPASLKSAIDWHFTQWDRKTIGFVGYSGMSGGLFAIDHLREVFNELNAHTVREYVSFPRYYLLFDADGKLAEPAEPEEAAAAMLDQLHWWASALAAARVAD
- a CDS encoding trans-aconitate 2-methyltransferase, producing MGQFHFDPDTYDELMAAEVPAYVRLQAAVCDATIGVGRVGRILDLGTGTGVTARGVLQAHPGATLVGVDASAPMLDHARSVLPADTELRVSRLQDPLPGGPFELVVSALAVHHLDGAGKADLFGRVARELTPGGRFVLGDLVVPDDAADTVTPIDGDYDTPSSAADQVSWLCEAGFSVEIVWENKDLAVLVGDLTN